TTCCAATCCCAAACCTATCGGTCTGAAAGCATCTAAACTATTCTCTGTCATCACATACTTTTTGGGATTATCTGGATTTAATCCGCGTTCGCTCCAGCTTTTTAATACAACCCCTCCTTGACACGCCATTTGAATCGTGACATCCTGTTGCGTAACAGACAAATCGCTCTCCGATGCAAAGTATTTTGCACTTTCACTCACATACAGCCATGaataattgaaatattttatatattaaaaCTACAGTTTGCATTTcatacaaattattttgatctCAGTGTCAGACCTTCTAAAGGCTGCTCTGACTTGAAGGGTGTGTTTGCAACACTCAGACTGCTGCTGGAGTTCCCCAGCAGGTCAGGAAGGGAGGAGGACACAGACACCACTGAGGCCTTCCTTCTCCACTTTAACACTGACGGGAATTCATCCACCACTGGAAACCCGTCAGGGGTTGGGAATTCATCCTGCAGTAGACGACAACACATAACAAACCAGTTACATAAACCAGTTGAACATATTTCCGCATACCTGAACTTGAGGTGCTTTGGCGCACCCTTATAAACAAGCAAAGATCTTTTACAAATTATCATTATTCCCAAATATTGCTTTATGTTAAGTTGATAATTTGAGTGATTTGCACAAAAACCCGTGTTCTCCTCCTAGCAAGTCAAACCCTAGTAtatcatgaatgtttttttttttttaaagctgctGTCACTCACCAGTGACAATGTGGGTTCCTCCATGTACTGCTTCAAACTCAGACTCTTCCCATTGACCTGTAGAGGGACATGACATCACATCTTTGGTGGCACACTGGTGGTGTGTATGCAGTGCGCCGTACCTGTAGGTGTGTGCAGATCCTACGAAGGACGTCATACACACTGTCTCTTGATAGAAGCGACACAAATACATactgagaaaataaaaacataatgtCAACATACAAGGTGTTTCACTGATTGCTGTGATGAGGCCACAGGACATCTGAAGGAACTCATGTGCAATTTGTAAAAAGGGTTTGCATTGGTCCAAAATAAGAACACTATTAAAACGATTTAATCTAGGGCACAAAGAGGATATAGTGATTTCAATCCCATTTGTATTTCGAGAAATAACCAAAAGTACAGTTGTGATGTACAAAGAGTACGCTACGTGTATTGTATAATCCCCCAGACACAGTGCGTGATTACAGAGAATGAGTCATGCGTGTATGACACTTTGCAAGGCCAAACTTTATCTACTTCAAAAAGATCTCCAGCTCATATCAGAAATGCTGTGTTGGCAGGTGAATCTTAATCAGACTTTTGGACAGTGCTCTCATATTCACTGACATACAATAATGAAACATCTTGCTCCTTATTGATACtagtattttgtatttttgaagTGTAAGACGTGCTGGCAAAAACGAGCGGAGAGAAGTATTCGACGGATCTGAGAATTAAAAGCGAGTCCACCTGCTTCGGTCACATTTTTGCGGATTACACAACTGATTTTGGGCGAGAGGCGGCGTACACCCCGGACTGATCGCCGACCAATCGGACAATGAACATCTCTTTCCGGAACGTGGGAGGAAGCTGAAGTACCAGCAGCGATTGAGCAGAGATTTGAACCTTTCGCCTTTCGGTAGTCTAACCCCTATCGCTTGCATCATGCTGGCTGTGCATGATTTGCGTATCATACTGAGATTCTCAGAATGTGGTGTCGGAAAAATAGCTTCCACTTGAGCACGCTTCCGGGCCGCTGCTATCTATAGCACTGCTCTTCCAGTCACACCTCGCCTCAGACAACACAGACAGCCTGCGCTAATCAGTGCAAGCATTTGAACTCAAAGTGAGTGTGACGGGATTGTTTACCTTCTGGTTAGTGTCTGTGGTGATAGCCAAGCCATTGGGCACCAGGCCTGctgttttgtgctttttcaCCAACCGCACTGAGACAACAGGGATGGCCACCTAGAAGCGGAggagaattattttttagtgTCTAAATACTGCATGTGGGCAGTGGAATCAAAAGCAGTCGTGAAAGTGGCCAAGAGACATTTCTTATTTAAGTCAGTATGCAAGGAATGGCGCCGTAATACGAAGCTTATTGTCTCTCAAATGTCAGGAGAGGTTGAGTTTCAAGgaaatgagaaagaaaaagaacaatgtgtagcatgaaagaaaaaaagacatggcTGCTTCAGGTAGAGTTTCCCGGCGCGCATATTAtacttgaaaatatttaaagcCCGTTGCATTCAAACTAGAAGTCAAGTTTCATCTGTACGGTACCTTAATGTCCTTGCCGAAGAGGTTGGCATAGAAACAAAGCCAATTTCTAGAGATGTAAAGCCTGCCTTGGAGCAGGATATCTCTGAGAAGAGCACAGGAATACACTGACGAAACAagagacaaacacatttttaagcTTTAGATTTCATCTTTACATTAGGCGGagtattgattttgttttgtacagcTGTGCCAGTCAGTTTCTCATTTATATTATGGGCAGGAGCAAAATGGATGGTGAAGCGGTCGGAGCTACGCAAACAAATAGGTATTATGAAGTTATCCGAACATATTTACTGATCTTGGATGAATTACATCATCAACATCTGACACCGTGGTTCAGCCCTTTCACATAAGACGATAAGAGCATTTCGATACACCATGAGCCCGAATTTTCTGCTCAGCACATgggtggagtttttttttttgtgactgaaaatgacatcacatctgCTCAGACAACTACCGATCACAGTTCAGCTTGCAAACATCACATGACCCATATGGTTCAGTAATAACACGCAGCACGATATACTACAGTCACtatcaaaacattaaataatgtGACAAAAGTTGATCAAGTTACAGTTGGCACAGGTACCTTTCATAAGGAGCTCATCCTTGGGCACACACTGGAACAGTTTGTGGTACTGCGAGTTGTACTTGCTGACAGTCTGTGCAGAGGGACAGGGCAGAGTCATGAGCAGCTCCTTGGCGGACCGGCCCGCCTGCACGGCACCGGAACCCCCTCTCCAGCCGCCGGCCGCTCCGACCCGGCTCACCGCCGACACCACCCGCTCCCTCAGAGGCGGCGAGCTCTGCACCAGGCTCAGCACGTTGGCaccgtacacacacacacactcatccaTGGCCTGAAGCAAGTCACTGCAAGACACACACTGTTCCCCTGTGGCGTGTCAGTATGGGCGACAGGCTGCTCTACGAGAAAAACACATCTGGCTACGGGGTACACAGACTAGATGCACACGACTACACTTGAGCCATCCTCAAACTCAAGGCTTCCCGGTCTCAACTTCTTCATCAGTGACTGACTCCACACTCAGTATACGCCCCTTCTCCATGCACACACTTGTACACACTGCCCATCATCGAGCTGGAAAGACGCACACAGGACTCTGACGTAAGGTGACCCCTTTCCTTTTCAGTACATCCTTGCGTCTGTCAGTGACACCTTCCAAAATCCAAACCATCCTGTATGCGAATACGTGAGTGGTCTAAATAATTTCCTGTTCACTTCCAGCATTCTCCTACCCATTTTtctttgctctctctctctctctctctctctctctctctctctctctctctctctctctctctctctctctctctctctctctctctctctctctctctctctctctctctctctctctctctctctctctctctctctctctctctctctctctctctctcccctcctcGGCTCACTCATTGTCCTTCTATTAATAGTTAAAGGCAGTTCCTCTACACAGGAAAGTGGACCTAAAGGGAGGTCACAGTAAAACAGACAGATGGTGGTGGTTGGGCTCCTCATTATTGACTTGGAATTCTGATTTGGAAATTAATTCACGGACAACTTAATTTATGATTTCTTATTATCACAATAGAATACTAGCAATTTTTGATATGTGTGTGACGTCTGGTGCATACAGTATGTGACTTTGCCCTCCTCATTCAACAATGTATGAATGCTGTAAGTGTACCGTGGTTAACCTGTATGACAGTAAATGCAATTTAAGTGCAACTAAACAGTTCATCTGCATTTTATAATGGTCACAGTTTGACGCCGCCACACATGAAGTCAAGGCTGCTACATTACAAGAAGTAAAgatgacatatttttttaatgattcttGGAATACATCATCAATGTGTAACTGAACAGCCACAAAAATGCATggctgaaaatattttgttttgtttttttaatacgtATTTTGTCACGTTTACTTCTGTTCGTGTGTCAACTATGCACTGGGGAACTGTCCCAATTCAGGGAGCTAACACATACAACAGAAAATGATGACACTCACCGAGCCACggtaacatttttttacatcctCGTAGGACAGCTCTTCAATCAGATGAAACCTGGAATAGGATTAAAAGGCAGACTTGTGATAaaccaccaaaacaaaatggatgctaCCTTCCATGAACATGAAATCACTGCAAACACTGTAAATCATTTGCAAACATGATTATTAGTTGTGCATTTGAGTGTTCTTTACGCTCATGAAGTCAAGGTGTTGGCAGCCTGACAAATGATGGTGAGCATGTGTTTTCATGCGTGTGCACCACATGACAATCCCCGCCGGCAGCGTGCCTCAGCACGACACGcaatcagtgtgtgtgcgtgtgtgtgtgtgtgtgtgtgtgtcactgcAGGATGCAGGTGAACTCTATCACATCCAGCACAATCAAAGAGGTATATTACGTTGTTTGTATGCAAATAGTGGCAATGCCCTGGAGATTATCCAGTGGTttactgttttgtttattgtcaAATAACATGAACGCACACCGACATCATAGACTCTCTCATGCCTCAGGAGGGCTGATGTAATGTGATGCTTCGTCTACCAGCAGATAAAATACGGAATAATCCCCTCTGGAGGAGAAGAGGTGAAACTCAAGactaaagagaaaaatgacttCCTTTTTAAGCATTAGCTGTCAGAGAAGTGATTGACAGTGCAAAGCGATGGCAAACACTACTGTTCACTAACATAGTGAAAGATTATGGATCACTTCTCAAGACCAAACATTCTTTCAGAGTTCAGTTATTCATGTTTGATTTGCCCATCCCTTTAAAAATGATGAAGTATTAATTCAATCCATATTCCATGAATCAGTTAGTAAAACGAGTTTCCACGCTGAAATGCATATCCTAAAGATATGTAATATGGTTAACATGCCAGCCCAAATTATATTAaaccaaaaatataaaagcaacACTTTTGCTAGGATATCTTGAATCTTTCTGTCAGATATTGTTCACAAATCTGTCTAAATCTGTGGATGCACTTCTGTGCCAAGTTAATCCATTCACCTCACAGCACAATGCCACATATGTCGTAAGTTTGGAGGGAAAGAGAACTGCCCACTTGATCGGCATTGTCACCTCTGAACTGCGAGATAAGACATTGCTCCACGATTCCGCCAAGCTTCCCTGATCTGCTGCCATGGTTTATACACTAGACAGCCTCAGCCGTCACTGAGCCACTTCCTCTGAGGAAGGATAATAGTCTCTGAGACAAAAAGATCTAAACACTGTTTAGGTGTCAAAAACCAGGTGCTGTGCCTGCTGTGTGTGCCTATGcctaaatgtgtgtgtgtgggggggtctGTGCATGTGGCGTAAGATCAGGATGTTGTTTACAGCATGATGGTGCAGCTGTGACAGCACGGCCTGCTGGGCCAGATGTGCTCAACATCACTCCCAGTTTTAATCCCAACTTTGACATgtaatcaaacattttttttgttttgttttgttggctAAATACATTTGGATAAAGGGTCTGGTGTATATGTTTGTTTGGTAAATACAAATAGTGGTTTGCGGTATTTGCTCACATGACACGGGGCCCGAATTGGGACACAGCTATACAGGTGGCCCTCAATGTTACAAACTAGAATTCAAACTAGTTTACAACCAAAATCAACAACTGAATtaaccaaaaagacaaaactggTGACTTAAGCACATCCAATTTCATAATGAACAGCTTCCACCGGTTTATCCTTGTTTAGTAATTGTGTGCGCTTGCTGCTCTGACTGCTTGCTGCATGCAGCCTATAAATAGTTTCCGCAGTAGCCGCCAGTGCCAAAGTGGGGATGAGTGAgtgattattaaaaaatacaggCGTCGGCCCCTGCAGGGACTCACCATGTGTTTTCTCTGCGCTCACCTGCCATCTGCCGCACATGAAAATAATCTTCATGACTAATACTGCCGGTACAAAGAGAAAGTGAGGTCTGAAGGGACCTGTGCTATGATTACATTTGCAATGTCAAAGTAAAGCAGATTTTACAGGGTCACACTGGGATGGGCAGTTGTAAAAGACAAATAACTGGTCCTTTATTTTTGGACTTCAGTCAACCTTTTTGAACATGCTAAAGGATGCACacactaaaatgaaaatgcacatGTCTTGAGCACAATTCAGAACTCCATGTAGAGAACGGCAATGGAATGTTTTAATGTAAACTAAACATCgtatgctttttttctgtaagcAGCAATAAACTGCCTTCATGCGCCCGCTTTGTGCCGCAGGCTGTGAAGCAGAATACTGAGACTAATTACCAACTCTAAGGCTCTAAAATTGAATCTTAAATTAGAAAGGGAACACTTCCCACCGGCAGCAGGTGTAGCTGTGGACTTCCACGTAATAATTGAGCTGCAAGCGGAAGGGAAATTAACAACGTGAGCTTGGAGACAAGTGGAAAGACTCACACCTTGTAAAGATTTTTACGAGATAAGACATGATGTGGAAAGTTAACAGGGCCTTTTCACATGAGACACTTTCAATTTAGCTCCGTGGTAAATTAGTGCAGAAGCATAAACGTAGAGGTTGGAACTAACTCAAAGAAGTCATCATTGCTAGTATGCAGTCCATGTTATGACAccacaatatataaaaaggTAATACATTCGGGTGAATAATTATTTCGGCATATTTTCTCACGAGAAAATCCATCTAGTTGTCATCtgaagaagaggaggtccTACGATGGTCTCTTTGTTAAAGTCTCGAgtataaaatgacaaaagctgCATGTTTGATGTTTGTAACAATCCAATCTGCGTCCAAATCGCTGCAGAATTCAACGAGTTATAATGAACGgagccaaacacaaacactcgTAGTTGTTCTATATCTATAGTCTCGACAACTAGCTCCCAAGAAGGAAGCATACAAGCTAACCCATCCAGTGTTTTCTAGGACAAATTTAATTTATCACTATTTTGCAATACTGACATGTGGAATAACCGACCCAAATTTAATGCAAAACTGTAGTTTGGTTTTCTTTAGAAACACATTGACTGTGTCTGGCAGCAGGTAAACAGGAAGTGTTCAGGTTCCTGCCTTTCACTTGAATCCAACACATGACACGCTTGTGTGCTCAAGTCCAGAGTAGATTCTCCAGGATTACACGATTCCTGCCGGCAATCCTTTttatataaacacaaacagcCTCTCTGTCGGTAACGCACACTAACACGATCGCTTTGCTTTCAGACCATTTTACTGGCAAAGCAGCAACACACAGCATTTACATAATGTAACCACATGTTTAGCAGACATTTGATTGCTACACAACTGCTGGTGGCATCCAATACCAATATCCACAATTCAGAAAAGTTTCTTTCATAGATAAATTAAAATCGATGTGGCGCTGTCAGCAAGTTAATAAAGACATGTATACAACAACTGTTGTCACTATTACTATTTTCATGGTAGTGGTCTGCATTTGAATTCATGAAATTTAGGAATTTACAGATAGTAGGATCGGAAAAGTTTGGTGAAGGTTGTATGTAGTATATATCTTTAATCTTCAAGGTATCACCAAGTCCTGTAAATTTACTATATTTTATGCTAATAAAACGCTATGAACCTCACAATTTTTACATACTCAGGGCCACCATTCTGGATGAGCTTTCTTTTGCTTGAGTCTCAATTGCATAGATTTTTGAGACACATTCTTTTCCTTATACTGTACCAGgtttgtatgaaaaaaaaaaggacattagaaataattaaaaaaagacaatatcaGAAACAGCTCTGTGTCATGGAACGCAGTACTAAAACATTGCAGACTCCAACTTCAGTAATAAACATTGTTCAATAAAATATCTGATATTGCATCCAGCAAGCTAAACATTATTATCTCGCATAGAATTTGCTGGGGCCTTACAGCATGTTATGGCTGGTGAGTGTCTATCATCTCAATGAGACGTCAAGTCTAAAGatgttttgtgtgcgtgtgttttacTATTGTTTGACATCaagtaaatgttaaaaaaaaggacaatgaaaagaaatctccTGCAGCTGTAGCTCATGAgtgcacacgcgcacaaacacacaggaaGCGGATGATGTGTTATAAAATGTGTCTGCGTTTGCAGACCATTGTGTGTCAgtgagtgtgtgcatgcgcgtgtgtgtgcgtgtgtgtgtgtgtgtgtatgtgtgtgcgtgtgtgtgtgagagagaaaaattTGCCTGAGGTGTCCATGCGCGTCTTCGTCCTTGGAGGCTTCCAGGTCCTGTGTGGTCAGCAGGCCTGTTTCTTCAGAGTGTTCCTGCTGCTCAGTCATGCTCCTGGCCCTGaacccacaaacacacacacaaatgagtgCACAGCGGCCATCCACTTTGCTCTGATCTCATCCCCGCTGTcgtgtttgttttctgtctGCAGGTACACTTTTTGCAGTATGGAATGAAAGGTTTTTGGGGATAACACATGGACTCTGCCTTTAAAATCAACATGGCGGTGATGCAACTTGTGCTAGAATCACATCCTCaactcaacaaaataaaaaacaggtAAAATGGGTCAGTgaagttaaaaacaaacattgggGGGAAAATGTATGAAACTCTGGCGTAACTTCATTTACAAATAGGGCCAGACCGATGccaattcaaatatttggcAGAGTAAAATTCAGATAACCAATTAATCAGCTGATTTTCtaaaaaattcacaaacatTGAATAAAATAGGGATGGAACGACACCAGTGATTAGAACATGACAATAAAGTCACTGGCCAAGTCTATTTCTTTGTCGCTTATGTTATAgtgtaaaaaaacagcatattGTGCCTTTTCTTTCAATATCAcaagtatttcctttttacaatattgtgtgtttttatacagtattgagagttttttttaattgaaaaccTCTACAAAATATCATGATAATTATTTTATCGTGATAATATAGTATGTTTGGATATTGTGACATCCCtagaataaaattaaaaaaaaaaaatattggcagAACATTTCACTGTTACATGACTTTGTGCTTAAGTAGTTGCTTAACTTTACAACAGAgaggaaaaactggaacaaatCAGCTGATTGGGGGGGGTTAGAATGTCAGAGGTTTTTGTCTCATGTTGTGttaatgagtaaaaaaaaaatggcaaaaaaattgGCCGTTTTTTGCCAATTTCTTAATAACTAAAACTGGCCAATTAAATTGGTTGGGCCCTATTTACGAGTGTCCCAACGTTCAGCCCTTAATTGagatgaactaaaaaaaacgtgCCCCTTAAAGCACACATCCTTAACAAAAATACTACTGCGCTTACATACAGCAAATAATTAAACTATAGTTATACTAATTACACTACACACCATTTCTTTTACAGTGTGATCGTTTAGAAGCTTTCACCCAGCTATGGTTTAAATAAACCTGTTACTAGATTGCAGTTGAcccccgcacacacacgtacacacacacacaggcaaaaACATAGCCAGCCGCATTGTACCATAATTCCCCGTGGGAGAGCGAAGGCTGTTAGCACCTGCCCTGAATAATTACAGGTGCTGATGGAAAGAGCCTCACACGTATGCACTTTCCTATGGATGATCTCTAATTGACCAGAAGCTTCACGTCAGACGCTGACTTGTTCAAACAACTTAGCTTCCTGTGTCGAAAGGGTCCAACTGACTAGTTATCTGTGATCACAGAGGCTCACAAGATGGCCTGGTAATTAGAAAAGAGAAACGCTTGTGGATATTtcaagctgctgcccccgcgacccgaccccggataagcggaagaagatggatggatggataaatggatggatgaatggatggatgaaactGCGTAGTGCCGAGACACAGCTTTCTTTGACATCAACGTCAGGCATGACGTCACGCATGATATCAGAAGATTTATGACTCCTCCGTTCAGCCAGCACCAGATGCACTCTGCATGGGCATGTTTCGCTTTCTTTGTTGATTGAATTAGCCTAACACGACAGTTCAAACATTTGTCCAATTATTAATCCcttttcaaacatttgaatatttctttCCTTGATGATTTGTGGACAAACGAACGGCAGAACCAGCAAGTCAGGTTTGTAGTGTAGAGAATAAACATGGCAGCACAATGTTGTGCCGCATTTACCCACAAAGCAAATGAAGTCTCATCAGTTCATAAACAATCAATAATAATGTACACCTACACTTTCCTATGAGAAATTTTGAAACggccaaacaaaatgttcttggattttttttttttttttacaaaaaacacaatcccgtcttttttttaagaacatATTCAAGCAGTTAGTTACAGTGTGAATATTTCCCTATAAGTGCCGAGCAATGTATTTTGCATTGcgccaaagtcagctgggatgggctc
The window above is part of the Syngnathus acus chromosome 3, fSynAcu1.2, whole genome shotgun sequence genome. Proteins encoded here:
- the gramd2aa gene encoding GRAM domain-containing protein 2A isoform X2; its protein translation is MTEQQEHSEETGLLTTQDLEASKDEDAHGHLRFHLIEELSYEDVKKCYRGSCVSCSDLLQAMDECVCVYGANVLSLVQSSPPLRERVVSAVSRVGAAGGWRGGSGAVQAGRSAKELLMTLPCPSAQTVSKYNSQYHKLFQCVPKDELLMKVYSCALLRDILLQGRLYISRNWLCFYANLFGKDIKVAIPVVSVRLVKKHKTAGLVPNGLAITTDTNQKYVFVSLLSRDSVYDVLRRICTHLQVNGKSLSLKQYMEEPTLSLDEFPTPDGFPVVDEFPSVLKWRRKASVVSVSSSLPDLLGNSSSSLSVANTPFKSEQPLEEGALETDRGLLSEPVAELGQMEYQLLKFFTLLIILLILSSCYLAFRVCSLEQQLSFLSNPHLPLRER
- the gramd2aa gene encoding GRAM domain-containing protein 2A isoform X3; this encodes MGCTIYATSPKAQPAEEPAGQDAYYRHLHGNCSQRIADRARSMTEQQEHSEETGLLTTQDLEASKDEDAHGHLRFHLIEELSYEDVKKCYRGSTVSKYNSQYHKLFQCVPKDELLMKVYSCALLRDILLQGRLYISRNWLCFYANLFGKDIKVAIPVVSVRLVKKHKTAGLVPNGLAITTDTNQKYVFVSLLSRDSVYDVLRRICTHLQVNGKSLSLKQYMEEPTLSLDEFPTPDGFPVVDEFPSVLKWRRKASVVSVSSSLPDLLGNSSSSLSVANTPFKSEQPLEEGALETDRGLLSEPVAELGQMEYQLLKFFTLLIILLILSSCYLAFRVCSLEQQLSFLSNPHLPLRER
- the gramd2aa gene encoding GRAM domain-containing protein 2A isoform X1 — encoded protein: MGCTIYATSPKAQPAEEPAGQDAYYRHLHGNCSQRIADRARSMTEQQEHSEETGLLTTQDLEASKDEDAHGHLRFHLIEELSYEDVKKCYRGSCVSCSDLLQAMDECVCVYGANVLSLVQSSPPLRERVVSAVSRVGAAGGWRGGSGAVQAGRSAKELLMTLPCPSAQTVSKYNSQYHKLFQCVPKDELLMKVYSCALLRDILLQGRLYISRNWLCFYANLFGKDIKVAIPVVSVRLVKKHKTAGLVPNGLAITTDTNQKYVFVSLLSRDSVYDVLRRICTHLQVNGKSLSLKQYMEEPTLSLDEFPTPDGFPVVDEFPSVLKWRRKASVVSVSSSLPDLLGNSSSSLSVANTPFKSEQPLEEGALETDRGLLSEPVAELGQMEYQLLKFFTLLIILLILSSCYLAFRVCSLEQQLSFLSNPHLPLRER